AGATACTTgtttatgtgtcaaatgattATGAATGGATCAACAACAGGTACTTGTTTTCTGCATGTaatcattattatttcaattcatAAGATGTATCTGTTCTGGTCAAATTGAATGGGAAGAAAATCCTGACAATGTGGACTTCTTGGTATGTGTAAACTCCAATGCAGATGCATGTGCTGATCTACTTAATTCTTTAATTAGTTCCACGTTAAACgtgttttgatattattatgCATGCATTGGACCCTTTTCAGATTTGGCAAgcatataatcaaatttatatggTATTCCACGAGTTTTGTTACCCGAAAGAGGAATAACCGTACAGGTACGGGAGCGACACAGGAGTTATATAACTTCCATAGAAAACTGTTTATTCACTGTTTGAACTGGATCCAATTCATGTTCTATCTCCAGTTCTCACTCAATCACTATGTGTGGGTGGCATGCATGTGAACATAGAAACAAGAGTCTGCACTAAATTCGATGATGCAGTGCTGGGGAATCAAATTTACTTTCCCACATGATTATGCTCCTACTCCTACCACCAGCCAGTCATCTCCATCAGTTTTGGTAAcagttaaaaatattctaacataaagtggtgttttagtgcaatttttgCTGATGCATTGGCTTGAAAAGTGCATTATTCATGGATTACACAGGTGAATTCAAGCCGTTTTTTCTCAAGCAATCGTTTCTGATGAATCTTATCGATGTCACTATTTTGTCTGCGTTCTTTGTCATTCTCTCCCCTGTTTTAAAACCTCGTGAATATATTAGCAgcatttatatttcataattaaaccCCTCTTGCCCCGATAAACAAAAATGTAACCAATGAGTGATGAAACAATGTTAGCCGTCCTTACCGTAAACGACATCGGAACTTTTTTTAGCTTCTTAATTATGACTGCCTTCCGTCctagcttttatttttctccGTACTTTGTAACAACTCCAGGCCAAAAGTTAACACCGTGTTTGTCTTCTCCTTTTGATAAAATGCCGCTGTCTTCTATTCCAAGAACACATATTCTAAAGTCAAAACTAGATTGAcaaattgaaaggaaaatggATAGTCGTTGATATGGCAGCTGGCCTTtcccaacaaaatatatataatcactgatttaaaaaaaaaaaaaaaaaaaaacagaatagATGGTCAAATTGAAAGGAGAAAGGTTGAACCGTATGCGAACCGGCCTCCCCCAGGTTTTAAACAGACTAGACAGAACATCATGCAGGATGAAAAATGCTGGCAGTGATGTTTTCTAACTCAGATGTATCAATACACACCATGTGGTAGATCAACTACTCGTGTCAGGattttattaatacaattaGGATTCGGTTTTCGCAAGACTAAATATTGACGAGTATTCTGGCAGGGAGTGGCACCCACTAAGGTAAATTATTAGATAAGTTCATAAataactcctttttttttttatgttttggtaaaatgttcaattaaatttatgctAGTTTCAACCTGTGGGTCCTATCATTAAATTCAACGCTGTAAATGATCTTGGCATTAAACATGTTATGCAGGTCTTTCCAGATGTTGCTCATGTATCTGAATAAGACTATCATATACTGGGCCAGAGGATATGAAATGGCCTAGTGAGGTGTTGATCAACTGATTCCACACTTCAATCAATTGAAGGAATTTATGAAAGGCCCCGCAAAAGccgagagaaagagagaatgaagACATGAACTATAAGCAAGAATAGTAATAGCATCGTCAAAAAAAGTAGCAATGTTTGAATACACATTCTCAAGACCTCCAACTACAAAATAGAACCGAATACCAACTccggaaagaagaaaagaaagaatgtcAAAAGTTAAGAACGAAGCCATTTATTGGTTGTATGGGTATGGTTCTTCCTCTTTCATATGGTACAATAGAGTTTTTCATCTATCCCTTCAATTATGGACAGGTATTCGAATTTAAATCGATCAACAGTATGTGGCCTCGCTTGATTACTATAGTCATTATCAAACTGTAAGGAGATGATCAATAAAACTTGACCCTGAACACTGTACGAGTAAGTGCACCTACACTACTCTGCTGTTATGACTTCAATAAAGCAAATGCTAcctaaatcaaattatttacgGATCTTTTCGCTGGCTGAGTAAAGGTTCTTTGGTGcaattttttattctcataAACACAATTATTTGTCCAATTTCcgttagattaaaaaaaattgtgcatAAAGTTCATACTTCCACAAGTACAATTTCTAATGAGCTGCAATACGAAATCCAAAAATTAAGGTTCGTAAAAGAGGTTTGCATATTTAAATCGGTTCTGcccatatttttaaaaaccgGATTTGGCTCACTCCCTTGGCTAAGGTGGGTAAAAATAACCTCAATTCACCAGCATGTGAAATCCATTTGAGTCCATGACCAAAGAAAAGCATTTCAAGGTCATACGATATGCAGCTGAATTGGTTCCCTTCCGAAACAAAACTGCCAATGACATTACTCTATGTCAATATTGTAATTTTCCCTCTAGAATTGCTCATAACGTGACAAAACAGGGAAGCTTAACTCAACGAACAAAACCTTTATAATGCATTAACACAAACCACTCGTAAAATCAAGATTTTATTAGGACCGGATGAAGTAAACCAGATAGTTTCATAGATATATTCAGCTAACAGCATTAATCAACCACATCGTTCAAATACTAGTATTCGTACGTATATGTCTTACAACTTCAACGGAAGTCAATGCAACTTCAGGGTAATTCTAAATTTCTAAGTACCTTAAATCAAGTGTACGACTAAGAACAAGCTATATCTATTTCATCATAATTTTCAGTTAAAAAGATACATTTACTAGATACATAACTGAAAATTATACCACTTTTCCCCTTAATCTAAAAGCATATAAACCTTTTGCCATAATGATTCATGTTGGCCTTGGTCCTCTGTAAGGGCTACGAGTATCTGAAGTGAAGAAAAGAACAGCCGATACTCCAATTACCCAAATGAAGGTAAACAGAAACAACATGCGCTTTTTCGTAGAAATCAAATGAGCAAACTGATCACTCTCCTCTGGCAGGGTATAGGTTTGGAGATCGCTTATGACATATTCAATTATTCTATCCAAAAGCTCTATTCTACGTTGGGGAGCAGCATTAACCGAATTGAGGAACTCAGTTTTAACATTTCTGAGAAAATTCACAGTAATCTCAGCCTCCACAGAATTAAACTTAGAACATTCTATATCATCCGTACCAGTACAATTAGTGGTACTAATATTTCCCGTCTTGTCAGTCAGTTTTTTAGGAGTTAAATCAGATGGAATCAAAGTCACCGAAGAAGGTTCTTCAAGGAAGAAGGTCTGaaacatattaaaaacattaaaatgagaCTAAGCCAATATTCCAATAGATTTTTGCAATTACGACCAGAATTACGTTGAAAaatatggatatatatatatatatatatatatatatatatatatatatatatatatatatatatatatataagctgCACTTTAAGTAGAGTTATATAATATTTCCTCACACGACTCGTATGGCATGAATGCGACAAAGAAACAACACAAGAAGCAttggaaaaaaacaaaaacagtgaGATTCGAACTTACTGTGAGATCTTCGTTGCGATTTGTATCTAAGATCTCGGAGAACGGTGATAAATCCACGGAATCTTCAGAAACCGATGCAAATGC
Above is a genomic segment from Vigna radiata var. radiata cultivar VC1973A chromosome 10, Vradiata_ver6, whole genome shotgun sequence containing:
- the LOC106775620 gene encoding uncharacterized protein LOC106775620, whose protein sequence is MNPNFSLHSFFFSVFTFRFNFSAFLSCRQIAEKSLNAAFASVSEDSVDLSPFSEILDTNRNEDLTTFFLEEPSSVTLIPSDLTPKKLTDKTGNISTTNCTGTDDIECSKFNSVEAEITVNFLRNVKTEFLNSVNAAPQRRIELLDRIIEYVISDLQTYTLPEESDQFAHLISTKKRMLFLFTFIWVIGVSAVLFFTSDTRSPYRGPRPT